From Panicum hallii strain FIL2 chromosome 2, PHallii_v3.1, whole genome shotgun sequence, a single genomic window includes:
- the LOC112880614 gene encoding PTI1-like tyrosine-protein kinase 1, protein MRQWLCCNCHFDDEEDGRDKEQSKAQSNKIDPKQKSSKPPVSQPEPEISPPTIDVPELSLDDLKEKTDNFGSSALIGEGSYGRVYHATLDDGRQAAVKKLDASENEPNDEFLKQVSLASKLKHENLVEMLGYCVEGNYRILAYEFATMGSLHDVLHGRKGVQGAQPGPVLDWMQRVKIAIEAAKGIEYLHEKVQPSIIHRDIRSSNVLLFEDFKAKVADFNLLNQAPDMAARLHSTRVLGTFGYHAPEYAMTGQLTQKSDVYSFGVVLLELLTGRKPVDHTMPRGQQSLVTWATPRLSEDKVKQCVDPRLKGEYPPKGVAKLAAVAALCVQYEAEFRPNMSIVVKALSPLLQQRPAPAVSEPAPEPAS, encoded by the exons ATGAGGCAGTGGTTATGTTGTAACTGCCACTTTGACGACGAGGAAGATGGCCGTGACAAGGAGCAATCCAAAGCTCAGAGCAATAAGATAGACC CGAAACAGAAGTCTTCAAAGCCTCCTGTTAGTCAACCTGAGCCAGAGATTTCCCCTCCTACAATTGATGTCCCTGAATTGTCATTGGATGACCTGAAAGAAAAGACTGATAATTTTGGCTCCAGTGCTCTGATTGGTGAAGGTTCTTACGGACGAGTATACCATGCCACTTTGGATGATGGGAGGCAAGCAGCAGTTAAAAAACTTGATGCATCTGAAAATGAACCTAATGATGAGTTCTTGAAACAG GTCTCACTGGCAtcaaagctaaaacatgaaaatcTTGTTGAGATGTTGGGTTACTGTGTGGAGGGAAATTACCGCATACTGGCATATGAATTTGCAACCATGGGTTCTCTTCATGATGTTTTGCACG GAAGAAAAGGTGTCCAGGGTGCACAGCCTGGACCTGTGCTTGACTGGATGCAGAGGGTCAAAATTGCTATTGAGGCTGCAAAAGGTATAGAATATCTGCACGAAAAGGTTCAGCCCTCAATCATCCATCGGGACATTAGATCAAGCAATGTACTGCTGTTTGAGGATTTCAAGGCAAAAGTTGCGGACTTCAATCTTTTGAACCAAGCACCAGATATGGCAGCTCGCCTCCATTCAACTCGTGTATTGGGAACTTTTGGATATCATGCACCAGA ATATGCTATGACTGGCCAGCTGACACAGAAAAGCGATGTCTACAGCTTTGGTGTAGTCCTTTTAGAACTTTTGACTGGAAGGAAACCAGTAGATCACACAATGCCTCGGGGACAACAAAGTTTAGTCACTTGG GCTACTCCAAGATTAAGTGAAGACAAGGTCAAGCAATGTGTAGATCCCAGGTTGAAGGGAGAATATCCTCCAAAGGGAGTTGCTAAG CTCGCTGCTGTGGCAGCTCTATGCGTGCAATACGAAGCAGAGTTCAGGCCCAACATGAGCATCGTTGTGAAGGCGCTTTCTCCTCTCCTCCAACAAAGACCCGCACCTGCCGTGTCAGAGCCAGCCCCCGAACCTGCAAGCTGA